CCCAATTTTGAGCACTTGAAAATTGAAAAGGAACCAACAGGTGCAATCAGAGGCGACCTTACCATTGTGCGAAAAGATGGCAGTAAACTTATCGCTGAGATCAGTAACAGGCATTTTACCACCGGCAACAATGAATTTCGATCGATTATCATCATCAGGGATAAAACAGAAAAAATTTTAGCCGAACAAAAGATCAGGGAATCCGAAGAAAAATATAAGCAGATTGTTGAGTTATCGCAAGAGGGTATTTGGGTAATAGATAAAGATAATAAAACCACTTTTACAAATGATGCCATGGCCACCATGCTTGGGTATCAGCGGGAGGAAATGATTGGCATGGAGCTGTTTGAGTTTATGGATGATGAAGGCCGTGAAATTTCAGAACGCAATATCGAAAAGCGTAAAAATGGAATTACAGAGCAGCACGACTTTGTTTTTTTAAAAAAAGAAGGCACAAAGGTTTGGGTGATGATATCTACTACGCCTATTTTCAAAGATGGCCGGTATGCCGGCTCGATGGCGATGATAACAGATATTACGCAACGAAGGCAAGCCGAGGAAAATTTAATTTCAAGCGAAGAACGTTTTCGTGAACTGGTTGAAAATAATAATGACGTGATCTTGTTGCTGGATAAAAACCTGCTGACTGTTTATCGAAGCCCTGCAACATGGCGGACTATGGGTTTTACCGACGAAGAGCGGATTGGCCGTAGCTACCTTGAGCTGGCGCATCCTGAAGATGTGGTTGACATTAAAAGATTTCAGCAAATAGTAATTGACAACCCTGGCAAGCCGGTTCCAATTAGGGTACGGGCAAAGCACAGCGACGGGCATTACCTATGGCTTGAAGGAATTGCCACTAACCTGATGCATAACAAAAGTGTAAATGCTATTGTGGTTAATTTAAGGGATATTAGCGAAAAGAAAAAGGCCGAAGATAACGTACAGCAATTGAACAACAGGCTACGTATTGCTACCGAGGCGGCCAATGTTTGCATATGGGAATGGGATATTACTACGGGTGAATTAAAATGGGACAACGCCATGTATAAACTTTATGGCCTCAATCCAAAAGTAGATGCGCCCAATTTAATGACCTGGACAAATTCTGTACACCCCGACGATTTAACAACTTTATTAAAAATGAGCGATGAGGCTATAGCAGGAATACGCCCATTGGATACTGAATTTAGGATTTTCAGAGAGTCTGATCGCTCCGTACGGTTTATACGCTCTAAAGCATTAAATGTAATCGATAAAAAAACCGGTGCAGTACTAAAAATGATTGGCAGTAATTGGGATATTACAGAAAATCAGCTGGCAAAACAGGAAAAGGAAAAAATTTTGGCCGACCTGATACGCAGGAATAATGACCTTGAACAATTTGCCTATATCATCTCGCACAATCTGCGCGCGCCGGTTAGCAATGTTTTAGGTTTAAGCGAAATGCTGATTAATGATGATGTTGACGACGAATCAAAGCCAACAGTTTTAAATGGGCTGGATCTTTCAGTAAAGAAAATCGATCTTATTATTAACGACCTCAATAATATATTCCAATCGAAGCAGCGAATCGGCGACAAAAAAGAAACAGTATATTTTCAGCAGATTGTTGACGACATTAAATTCAGTATCAATCACATGGTTGAAAAGGAAAATGTTTCGTTGAAATGCGATTTTGGGAAAGCTGAGCATATGGTTTCTGTTAGAAGTTACCTTTATAGCGTGTTGTACAACCTGATTTTGAATAGTATCAAATACAGGAAGGAAGAAGTTAGCCCGGTAATCAGCATCAGCTCGTCAATTGACGATGGTAAACATATAACACTCGTTATCACCGACAATGGAAAGGGCATTGATCTGAAAAGAAATAAGGAAATGCTTTTTGGCCTTTATCAACGTTTTGACCAAACAGTGGAAGGAAGAGGCTTAGGTTTATATATGGTTAAAACACAGGTTGAAGCCTTGTACGGTACCATTCAAGTGGATAGCGAGTTAGATAGAGGTACATCATTCACTATCAGCTTACCTGTTTAATGGTGGGTGGCTATTAAATCTAAAAACAATTCTCGGTCAGCCTGTAACACCGACCACAGGCTGAATAATAATTTTGTCCTCTTGGGGGCTCTTCAATGCTATTGAAGTTAAGAGTTTTTTCGCGCAAAGACGCAGAGCCGCAAAGTGATTTGCTCATTTTTTCTTAGCGGCCCGGCGTCTTTGCGCGAAACTGAAATTTTAATATTTTCGATAACTAAATAGCATTGGAGAGACCCTGCGGGAACGGGAATCAGCGATACACCTTATTCCTGAGCTGGGAGTTTTTTAACATCCTTTATTTGGTACGGCATAAATCACGTTGCCCGAAACTGATAAATTGAAACCATAATTTTCTATAACAGGAAGTAACAGTTTTTTCCACGTTTTGCCCATGTCAGCTGACCGGAATATACCATCTGAGCGGCCGCATATTAAATATTTACCCATTTGTTTAATTGATAAAATATCTGATGAAGATTTAAGTAACCCTATCTGTTTCATTAATAAACTACTCCAGGAAGGTTGAAGTTCTTCGCCTATGGCATTCCAGGTTTTTCCACTATCCAGTGAAATGTGTAAGCTGTTTGTTTGGGTTATTGTGTTGTATACTATAGCGGCAAATCCTCCGTCTATACGTTCTACAGCGATGCCAGCACCCCCTTCACTAATCACACTATCCCAGTT
The genomic region above belongs to Mucilaginibacter sp. KACC 22773 and contains:
- a CDS encoding PAS domain S-box protein, with the protein product MGDHKNNPDYHSELVYQMCYEHSLDGIILTIPDGKVLAANPAACDIFGMTEAELCALSRSTLFDTGDPNFEHLKIEKEPTGAIRGDLTIVRKDGSKLIAEISNRHFTTGNNEFRSIIIIRDKTEKILAEQKIRESEEKYKQIVELSQEGIWVIDKDNKTTFTNDAMATMLGYQREEMIGMELFEFMDDEGREISERNIEKRKNGITEQHDFVFLKKEGTKVWVMISTTPIFKDGRYAGSMAMITDITQRRQAEENLISSEERFRELVENNNDVILLLDKNLLTVYRSPATWRTMGFTDEERIGRSYLELAHPEDVVDIKRFQQIVIDNPGKPVPIRVRAKHSDGHYLWLEGIATNLMHNKSVNAIVVNLRDISEKKKAEDNVQQLNNRLRIATEAANVCIWEWDITTGELKWDNAMYKLYGLNPKVDAPNLMTWTNSVHPDDLTTLLKMSDEAIAGIRPLDTEFRIFRESDRSVRFIRSKALNVIDKKTGAVLKMIGSNWDITENQLAKQEKEKILADLIRRNNDLEQFAYIISHNLRAPVSNVLGLSEMLINDDVDDESKPTVLNGLDLSVKKIDLIINDLNNIFQSKQRIGDKKETVYFQQIVDDIKFSINHMVEKENVSLKCDFGKAEHMVSVRSYLYSVLYNLILNSIKYRKEEVSPVISISSSIDDGKHITLVITDNGKGIDLKRNKEMLFGLYQRFDQTVEGRGLGLYMVKTQVEALYGTIQVDSELDRGTSFTISLPV